A stretch of DNA from Drosophila virilis strain 15010-1051.87 chromosome 5, Dvir_AGI_RSII-ME, whole genome shotgun sequence:
TTCGAATCCCATCAGTTTTGCTGAAGGAGACATTGCAGATCACCCAAGCGGGCTACCTATAAGGCAAAGCTCCAATGATGCTGTTGGAAAGGTTGAAATTAAGAACAGTGAGATAAAGTACCTAAAGAAATCAAATACAGGCCAAGTCAAAGACATGGTAGCACAGCTGCAGGATAAAATAGATTCGACTGTTCAGTTCGACAATGATGTGACCTTAAGCACAGATTCGCAGCATTCAAATATAATGACCCCGCATTTGAATAACAGCTTATACAGTATTTCCACCCATGGAGGCGCTCCTCAGCTTCCATTGCAAAATCCCTCCTCTCTGTACACAGCGCACATGAGGAAACCCCGTCAGTTTGGCGTAGCTGAAAGGCAAATACCCAAAGATGCATATTTTCACGATCTTCCGCATCGgtcacaaaatatgcaaagaaCACAACAAACGTACGCCGGAGATATAGGAAATGCTATGTTCGCTGGGGGCTATACGGGACAGCAAGAGTTTGACGCACCTAGCTCATCTCTAACTCTCCGTATTCAATCACATGATCATGAGCCATTGCATAAAGAATACCAATGTACTCTCCAAGCTCCCAATGTGGTTGACAACAATCAGCTTCAATATCTGCAAGGAAATCTGGTTCAAAATGTCAGCTCTATTAGATCGCATTCCATGATGTTCCGAAATCAGCTGCCGCATAATGTCTTAAACGGTGACGTCGATATTGACGTGGATGAAATCGCATCTGTTGGCTTATACAATAATGTTTCCAGCCTAGTTTGagttaaatttaagaaacgaCAATTAACTGTGCAGATTTTGTAGCGACCATTTTGTAAATAGTTGTCACAATGTATTtatcataattatttatatgtatttatatgttatCCTGTTTATGTTGCACTATACCAGTTATTTGTCAAATCATATTCTGGACGTTTGGCCGCAAAGTAGCAACATTAGCAGTAAAATTTCATAATTCGCAGCATTTGTTTGGCACTATTTGTCTGaaaatatacatgtgtatgcatgtatgaacTTATTCtgtaattttttgtattttcactTAAGCGTACGACTATGAATAACTACGTATTGTGttattattgaattaaaatatattttctttaaaaatcttttaatataataatagtattaatgtgtgtgtaaatatcaGAATGTCAAGTACATATTTATTGATAACAGATCGTTTTGGTGTTTTGATAGACATGCGGCTTTCGACATtgtaaaaatgaatttaaaaaaaaaatgtttataaattaacTATTGATGACAACTTTGATATCAATAACTACATATAATATGCTTGTTTGTTAATACATTTTAGCATTTTCTTAGAAATGGTTTTTCTCGatgtttaatattaaattcaaaattctaTAAATGATGTCGCAGAAAGTGTactgtttgctgctgctgctgccttctACTCACTTATACCTATCGGCCACTTAATAATATCTTAATTCTCAATAGTCAAATTACAAGTTACAATAGCCAATAATTTATTCGCTTTTAATGTAGCCTAATATAAACCTATTAACATTATTACTTTTGCAATCTATTGGAAATTTTTATCTTGGCTTTAATGAAATGAGTGTCGATAGATAACCCGGCTTTCCTCAATTTAACTTAACAATATTGTTGGTCTTAAGACAGCAGGGATGAGTTGCGCTCGCTTGGGACTTTGCAAGTTACGAATATTTTAAGATCAGGTAATGTCTCAAAGGGGACTATTGTCCGAGTCTTCGCGCTCTTGGATTGTAGTTATACTTTGCTGCAAGGCATTCGGTGTTAGCCACTCTCTAAAATAGACGAATATCGCATatttatattgcatatatCTCTTTCAGCCAACTCACTTTGGTAGGCATCTTTGTAAAAATGGCACACAGGAGCTGAAATGTGCAAGACGGTTCACCCAACTAGGTATTTCTTGGCCGCAAAGTATCTATTGAAGATGCCAATAATAAAAGCTGTTATCGCAACGATCATTAGAGGGTTTTGAGTCACGTATACGCATACCTGTGTCAAGTTGCCCGAAAAGTGATTACAATTATTGTTCATAAGGTGATAACGATCTCCGCGAAATTGATTGCCCAATTCCTCGACAAGGCGACGAACTTCCTCATAGGTAAAGTCGGTACAGCCGATTTGTATACTCTGTCGGAATTGAAATTGTTCACCCAGCTCGTCGTGGTCGCGTGGAGATATTTCAAAAACGCCAGTAAACGGAAATGGATGGCCGCCGTACGCAAACTCCGTGCCGAATGCTTCTACGCCGGAATGGAATACGCCAAGACCAATCGATGTGGTATACTCGTTAATCCAATACTGCGaacaatataaaataggtAAGCAAATATGTCAATCCCATAAATCCATGTTGCTCCTTACCATGTCATATACGTTAAGAATAACTGGTTCTCTTGTGCCCATATTGGATGGCAAGAGCTCCTCATTACCATCTTTCGGGACACTTAGGCAGCTCGGAAAAGACAGGTTGCACGGCAGCCCGTTGGAGAACATTGATTAAATGCGTTGTTGGTTTTCTTTCTTACTACAACAAAAGATTGATTTGTATGAGACACAAACTTTCgatgaaaatgtttataaataattaaaaaaaagtcttTTAATTTGGATTTGAGCCTAAATCATTTCCACTTGCATatctatatgtacatatgtacatttgcTTGCATATACTATGTTCAGAAgtacattttttatgcacatatgttcaagtacatgcatacatatgtatacacgatatatattcaatcatctacatacacacatgtatacatacatacaagtaTTAAAAATGTGTCATTCCAAACAACTTACTCGATTTACAGGATCCTAATATCCCATAATCCAGAGGAAGTTGACAATTTGTAATTGGCTAATGTTAAGAGCTGcgcatttattgttttatttacttccgcgtctattttaattttatacacaaaatttttttgtttatggatTGATTGTAGAGTTGTATCGGCCCAGTTTAGTATCGTTCATTGGTTCATTTTATCGAACTACTGAAATAGATTCTTATTCGTTATTAAATCTATCGACTCGGTTGTCAATCGAATATCACACAAGCTCTACTGAAActtttcaaattcaaaaaacCCAAATAAACCGTTAGTTCttatttttaaacttaaaagTAACGAATTCTGAGAACAATTCATTTTATTGTGCATGTGCGACTTAAGCCAATGTGtgattaattttgtttgcataaaacaattatttttattatacgtTTGAGCTAATAATTTTCTGGCAGTCacaataataaatgtatattcaaCAGCAATGGTCCCAAGATGGAATTGCCtaattaaacttaaataattattaaataaggTTTGCTCTAAAAATGAAAGCATCCATAATAGCTATACGGCTTTTATTATCAGAGGGTGAGTAGGCATACCCCAGTGCTTAATTTAAAGGGATACGAACAGCTGATATCGCAAAATAAGCATATGAACATTTacgtaaatatgtatgcatgtacgtaTTAACCTGTAAGTGCTGCATTAGTGCGCATGACAGAGATTTTAATTCACAAACAACACGTGCCAACCAAAGCTTTCAGCGTCACTGAGAGGTCAACAGAGGAAGCACAAATAAAAACGAGAATTTTGCCGGCTCTCCCAGTCGTGGCGGCGTCATGGTCGCGTTCTCATCCACAGCCAACTTCTGGGTATATCCTCAGAGACACCCGTTCGCTCAGTTAATCTGTGGCTGTGGCAACAGCTACCCACGCCGTGCTCTCAGTCTTGGTTGAGCGATGCGGAAGAGCGGTTAAGGTTGAGTCATCTGAAAGGACCCGATACAAAACGCAGCAAATATTAGTGTagagataaaaaaaatatattattttgttgtgtCAAGTTCGATTAAAATAAACGCAAGgcataagaaaaatattatgtACTTACAATCTTGTTAATTGTGTATCGTCCTCCATTTGATAAGTGCCAAAAATCGaatagaattttatttcttgttaaAGTGCACCAAAAATTTCAGGCCTTAATTTGCGTatgtaaaaatgtaaaagCTAAAATGGAAAATTCGCCGTCCAGTTCCATAGAAAAGCAAATTGATCACTTTTTGGAGCATTTTAAACGTAGTGCATCCAAGGCCATCGATACCGACTGGGTTAGCGGCTCCGATGGACAGTCCAATGGCAGTCCTCAACGACAGCAGCCCCTGCAACGTTTGCTGCAAAGAACCAAAAGCCGATCCAGCTGTCTAGACGTATCGGAACTGTCAGGTAAGTTTTTTCCCCATGGGGCGCTAGAACTAGGCTCTTGTTGAATACATCATTTATTCTGTCAAGCATCAAGGCTATTATTGACTTACCCTTCCTTACTCCACTCACCAACCAATATATTGATTTTCCATTGGCATTTCCTACTTGATAAATGTCACGGCTAGCCTCACTTTCCGTTCGTACGCCCGTGTATATATAGTGCAAAGGGCTTATCAGCATACTATCAGGACTTTATCTGACTATTTTACCTTAatctatctttttttttttagccttGCTCGTAGATAATTGTAAATATGCCCATACGAATTGAGCACGCGTTTCCACACAAAGggctaaaaatataaatattaatgataTTAATTAAAGACCCAGAGAAAAGGCAGAAAGAAGCTTACACCTGATTTTTAAGTCGAAAGATCTCCCATCAAATGCTTGAATGGATTTCGCTTAAATTCACTTAAACAAAGATCtatgaaaatggttttcagATCGATCGGATTTCCCAATCGTTCAGTAAATTTAAACTTTCTAGCTCTTactaatcagtcagtcagtcagaacatgcatttttatatatatagaatatatattggGCTGTTAGGAAACGGAATACCGTCTTGTCTGTTTGCTGGTGCATATTGTATACGTTTCTTTCATTAAGCTGCACTTAAATGGCCGCTCTTATGaaatacatacttatgtatatatgtatgtgcatatatgtacacataaatGCCACTAAGTGTTACACCCTCATAACAATTGGCGCAGCGCTGCAAGAgggtttcaattttatttgggGTAGACGACGCTTATTGCTAATCGCTGGTAACCGCGATTCTCATTTGCTTTTGCCTGTTGCTTTATTTCAAACCCACGCTCGTAGATACGTACTTAAATAGTTATCATGGGCGAATGTGACCTTGGTTCTATGTTGTTTTTTCAGCATGATATATGTAGTCTAAAAGTGTCATCGAAGATTGGATTAAGAAAAATGCTAAGTATACAT
This window harbors:
- the LOC6625568 gene encoding deubiquitinase DESI2, giving the protein MFSNGLPCNLSFPSCLSVPKDGNEELLPSNMGTREPVILNVYDMYWINEYTTSIGLGVFHSGVEAFGTEFAYGGHPFPFTGVFEISPRDHDELGEQFQFRQSIQIGCTDFTYEEVRRLVEELGNQFRGDRYHLMNNNCNHFSGNLTQILCGQEIPSWVNRLAHFSSCVPFLQRCLPKEWLTPNALQQSITTIQEREDSDNSPL